One Scylla paramamosain isolate STU-SP2022 chromosome 5, ASM3559412v1, whole genome shotgun sequence genomic region harbors:
- the LOC135100848 gene encoding GTPase-activating protein skywalker-like isoform X5, translating to MLWKVEASRCVSSHEGASRPHRPRVNSSKRPQHLIRGQQHQPGNHWKSRKRDQQQQAHQQQYIFVSNTCDTELEEEYTPDPYYDAGNNNQIDILNLNHLKEKELRSVHIPVSAYPKSLIQWPVDGSTKNKRISEVKKQVKLLGNLIKMTVGGAAHAEAVSDDKTPTNPPPFSGHVDMSRIPVHDLAHSADEATMAKWKDIEGQMKLGKIKEAKQMIRDSDWSIGSPAREDLWRELCRHHSREKDFDDQYYWDTVKQIYGSTELSECMVQLPAFIDANHKVSHSLSPRGVTVCERIISLISFNHPAITYAPALYGLTSLLLHYMEEVDAYYCISALVGGSQSKFLSQTKIAYEAQWRAAMILGKKHIRGAFSTLTKFGVPQEQIEEAFQNWMWWILSALPLTHTVRVIDCYLFEGSKVLLRIALAIFHVFVKTLTHDSSMVASLPSRGLHETLYHFCQNIQITPQKLLKTAFGIRGFSKSEITKVVLQTEMFLKSQRTLGGAGGGTGQMNPPETPSLHRSVSLEGLPTSETQSNIQMMSHTLTIKELLTLWSWLPMRMTMYQPTLIYTTEEHGCSLTTFFQRAEKYEPTLLCIRTTDDYVFGAYCSTAWAQRHCKDEFGNWQTYFGTGETFLFSLRPTVAKYQWVGISRQQDDAAVSSVEHCAELFMHADNNMITIGGGNGQGIMLDHELRYGKTEPCQTFDNPPLVPNGDFEVKVIEVYSLANL from the exons CCAGCCGCTGCGTCTCCAGTCATGAGGGCGCCAGCCGGCCTCATCGACCACGGGTAAATTCATCCAAGAGGCCTCAGCACCTCATCAGGGGTCAACAGCACCAGCCTGGCAACCACTGGAAGAGCAGGAAACGTGATCAGCAACAGCAGGCTCACCAACAGCAATATATCTTTGTCTCCAACACCTGTGACACTGAACTTGAGGAGGAATATACACCTGACCCCTACTATGATGCTGGCAACAACAATCAAATTGACATCCTTAATCTCAATCATCTGAAA GAAAAAGAACTCCGATCTGTTCACATCCCCGTCTCGGCCTATCCCAAGTCCCTGATCCAGTGGCCAGTAGATGGTTCAACCAAAAACAAGAGAATTTCTGAAGTAAAGAAACAG GTTAAACTCCTTGGAAATTTGATCAAGATGACTGTAGGAGGAGCAGCTCATGCTGAGGCAGTCTCTGATGACAAGACTCCCACCAACCCTCCACCCTTCTCTGGACATGTTGACATGTCCAGAATCCCTGTCCATGACCTTGCACACTCTGCTGACGAGGCCACCATGGCAAAATGGAAAGATATTGAAGGGCAAATGAAActtgggaaaataaaagag GCCAAACAAATGATTCGTGACTCAGACTGGAGTATAGGAAGCCCAGCACGGGAGGATTTGTGGAGGGAGCTGTGTCGTCACCATTCCCGAGAGAAAGACTTTGACGATCAGTATTACTGGGATACAGTGAAACAAATCTATGGTTCAACAG AACTGTCTGAGTGCATGGTACAACTACCTGCCTTCATTGATGCCAACCACAAAGTGTCTCACTCCCTGTCCCCGCGTGGAGTGACTGTGTGTGAGCGAATCATCTCCCTCATCTCTTTCAACCACCCAGCCATCACCTATGCCCCAGCCCTCTATGGCCTCACATCCCTGCTGCTGCACTACATGGAAG AGGTGGATGCCTATTACTGTATCTCGGCCTTGGTGGGAGGATCCCAGAGCAAATTTCTATCACAAACCAAAATTGCCTATGAAGCGCAGTGGAGAGCAGCCATGATCCTTGGCAAGAAGCACATA AGAGGAGCATTCTCCACATTGACAAAGTTTGGGGTTCCACAAGAACAGATAGAAGAAGCTTTCCAGAACTGGATGTGGTGGATCCTGTCAGCCttgccactcacacacaca GTGCGTGTGATTGATTGCTATCTTTTTGAGGGTTCCAAAGTTCTCCTGCGAATTGCTTTAGCCATCTTCCATGTGTTTGTCAAGACACTAACTCATGACTCTTCAATggttgcctcccttccttcacggGGTCTCCATGAAACTCTTTACCATTTTTGCCAGAACATACAG ATTACCCCTCAGAAGCTCCTGAAAACTGCCTTTGGGATTCGTGGCTTCAGCAAATCTGAAATTACTAAAGTGGTTCTCCAGACTGAGATGTTTCTAAAGAGTCAGCGAACACTTGGAGGAGCCGGAGGAGGAACAGGGCAGATGAATCCTCCTGAAACACCTTCCCTCCATCGCTCAGTTTCCCTGGAAGGTCTCCCCACCTCAGAGACCCAGAGCAACATACAGATGATgtctcacacactcaccatcaAAGAG CTGTTGACATTGTGGTCTTGGCTGCCTATGAGGATGACAATGTACCAACCAACTCTGATCTATACAACTGAGGAACATGGCTGCTCACTCACCACCTTCTTCCAG CGAGCAGAAAAATATGAGCCCACACTTCTCTGCATCCGCACCACAGACGACTATGTGTTTGGGGCTTACTGCTCCACAGCCTGGGCTCAAAGACACTGTAAAGATGAGTTTGGAAACTGGCAGACATACTTTGGGACAGGAGAGACATTCTTGTTCTCCCTTCGACCTACTGTTGCTAAATACCAGTGGGTGGGAATCTCAAGGCAGCAGGATGATGCTGCTGTGTCTTCAGTGGAGCATTGTGCTGAACTCTTCATGCATGCTGACAATAACATGATCACCATTGGTGGAGG GAATGGTCAGGGAATCATGCTGGACCATGAGTTGCGTTACGGCAAAACAGAACCTTGCCAGACCTTTGACAATCCTCCACTGGTACCCAATGGAGACTTTGAGGTGAAGGTCATTGAAGTTTATAGCTTGGCAAACTTATAA
- the LOC135100848 gene encoding GTPase-activating protein skywalker-like isoform X6 yields the protein MTVGGAAHAEAVSDDKTPTNPPPFSGHVDMSRIPVHDLAHSADEATMAKWKDIEGQMKLGKIKEAKQMIRDSDWSIGSPAREDLWRELCRHHSREKDFDDQYYWDTVKQIYGSTELSECMVQLPAFIDANHKVSHSLSPRGVTVCERIISLISFNHPAITYAPALYGLTSLLLHYMEEVDAYYCISALVGGSQSKFLSQTKIAYEAQWRAAMILGKKHIRGAFSTLTKFGVPQEQIEEAFQNWMWWILSALPLTHTVRVIDCYLFEGSKVLLRIALAIFHVFVKTLTHDSSMVASLPSRGLHETLYHFCQNIQITPQKLLKTAFGIRGFSKSEITKVVLQTEMFLKSQRTLGGAGGGTGQMNPPETPSLHRSVSLEGLPTSETQSNIQMMSHTLTIKEGSRSPAPRVRAMGQYPINNVKSVIVSKDELLTLWSWLPMRMTMYQPTLIYTTEEHGCSLTTFFQRAEKYEPTLLCIRTTDDYVFGAYCSTAWAQRHCKDEFGNWQTYFGTGETFLFSLRPTVAKYQWVGISRQQDDAAVSSVEHCAELFMHADNNMITIGGGNGQGIMLDHELRYGKTEPCQTFDNPPLVPNGDFEVKVIEVYSLANL from the exons ATGACTGTAGGAGGAGCAGCTCATGCTGAGGCAGTCTCTGATGACAAGACTCCCACCAACCCTCCACCCTTCTCTGGACATGTTGACATGTCCAGAATCCCTGTCCATGACCTTGCACACTCTGCTGACGAGGCCACCATGGCAAAATGGAAAGATATTGAAGGGCAAATGAAActtgggaaaataaaagag GCCAAACAAATGATTCGTGACTCAGACTGGAGTATAGGAAGCCCAGCACGGGAGGATTTGTGGAGGGAGCTGTGTCGTCACCATTCCCGAGAGAAAGACTTTGACGATCAGTATTACTGGGATACAGTGAAACAAATCTATGGTTCAACAG AACTGTCTGAGTGCATGGTACAACTACCTGCCTTCATTGATGCCAACCACAAAGTGTCTCACTCCCTGTCCCCGCGTGGAGTGACTGTGTGTGAGCGAATCATCTCCCTCATCTCTTTCAACCACCCAGCCATCACCTATGCCCCAGCCCTCTATGGCCTCACATCCCTGCTGCTGCACTACATGGAAG AGGTGGATGCCTATTACTGTATCTCGGCCTTGGTGGGAGGATCCCAGAGCAAATTTCTATCACAAACCAAAATTGCCTATGAAGCGCAGTGGAGAGCAGCCATGATCCTTGGCAAGAAGCACATA AGAGGAGCATTCTCCACATTGACAAAGTTTGGGGTTCCACAAGAACAGATAGAAGAAGCTTTCCAGAACTGGATGTGGTGGATCCTGTCAGCCttgccactcacacacaca GTGCGTGTGATTGATTGCTATCTTTTTGAGGGTTCCAAAGTTCTCCTGCGAATTGCTTTAGCCATCTTCCATGTGTTTGTCAAGACACTAACTCATGACTCTTCAATggttgcctcccttccttcacggGGTCTCCATGAAACTCTTTACCATTTTTGCCAGAACATACAG ATTACCCCTCAGAAGCTCCTGAAAACTGCCTTTGGGATTCGTGGCTTCAGCAAATCTGAAATTACTAAAGTGGTTCTCCAGACTGAGATGTTTCTAAAGAGTCAGCGAACACTTGGAGGAGCCGGAGGAGGAACAGGGCAGATGAATCCTCCTGAAACACCTTCCCTCCATCGCTCAGTTTCCCTGGAAGGTCTCCCCACCTCAGAGACCCAGAGCAACATACAGATGATgtctcacacactcaccatcaAAGAG GGATCTCGGTCTCCTGCCCCAAGAGTTCGGGCGATGGGACAGTACCCCATTAACAACGTCAAATCAGTGATCGTCTCTAAGGATGAG CTGTTGACATTGTGGTCTTGGCTGCCTATGAGGATGACAATGTACCAACCAACTCTGATCTATACAACTGAGGAACATGGCTGCTCACTCACCACCTTCTTCCAG CGAGCAGAAAAATATGAGCCCACACTTCTCTGCATCCGCACCACAGACGACTATGTGTTTGGGGCTTACTGCTCCACAGCCTGGGCTCAAAGACACTGTAAAGATGAGTTTGGAAACTGGCAGACATACTTTGGGACAGGAGAGACATTCTTGTTCTCCCTTCGACCTACTGTTGCTAAATACCAGTGGGTGGGAATCTCAAGGCAGCAGGATGATGCTGCTGTGTCTTCAGTGGAGCATTGTGCTGAACTCTTCATGCATGCTGACAATAACATGATCACCATTGGTGGAGG GAATGGTCAGGGAATCATGCTGGACCATGAGTTGCGTTACGGCAAAACAGAACCTTGCCAGACCTTTGACAATCCTCCACTGGTACCCAATGGAGACTTTGAGGTGAAGGTCATTGAAGTTTATAGCTTGGCAAACTTATAA